A region from the Gavia stellata isolate bGavSte3 chromosome 2, bGavSte3.hap2, whole genome shotgun sequence genome encodes:
- the HEY2 gene encoding hairy/enhancer-of-split related with YRPW motif protein 2 — MKRPCEETTSDSDMDETIDVGSENNYSGQSNSSVIRSNSPTTTSQIMARKKRRGIIEKRRRDRINNSLSELRRLVPTAFEKQGSAKLEKAEILQMTVDHLKMLQATGGKGYFDAHSLAMDFMSIGFRECLTEVARYLTSVEGLDTSDPLRVRLVSHLSTCASQREAAAMTSSMAHHHHPLHPHHWAAAFHHLPAALLQPNGLHASEAAPCRLSSDVPPHGSALLTATFAHADAALRVPSAGSVAPCVPPLSTSLLSLSATVHAAAAAATAAAQSFPLSFTGAFPMLPPSAAAAAVAAATAITPPLAVSATASPQQAGSGGSTKPYRPWGTEVGAF; from the exons ATGAAGCGACCTTGCGAGGAAACTACCTCAGACAGCGACATGGACGAGACTATAGACGTGGGGAGCGAGAACAACTACTCGGG GCAAAGTAATAGTTCTGTCATTCGATCCAATTCCCCAACAACAACATCTCAGATTATggccagaaagaaaagaagaggg ATTATAGAGAAAAGGCGCCGTGATCGTATAAATAACAGTTTATCAGAGCTGAGGCGACTTGTGccaactgcttttgaaaaacaa GGATCTGCCAAATTAGAAAAAGCGGAAATACTGCAAATGACAGTGGATCATCTGAAAATGCTGCAGGCAACAGGAGGTAAAG GTTATTTTGACGCTCACTCCCTGGCCATGGATTTCATGAGCATTGGCTTCCGGGAGTGTCTGACAGAAGTCGCGAGGTACCTGACTTCGGTGGAAGGTCTCGACACATCCGACCCCCTGCGCGTTAGACTCGTGTCTCACCTCAGCACTTGTGCCTCTCAGAGGGAAGCCGCCGCCATGACCTCCTCCATggcccaccaccaccaccccttGCACCCTCACCACTGGGCAGCCGCCTTTCACCACCTCCCGGCCGCTCTGCTGCAGCCGAACGGACTCCACGCCTCCGAGGCCGCCCCGTGCAGACTCTCCTCGGACGTGCCCCCCCACGGCTCCGCCCTGCTCACCGCCACCTTCGCCCACGCCGACGCCGCCCTCAGAGTCCCCTCCGCTGGCAGCGTCGCTCCCTGTGTGCCCCCTCTCTCTACCTCCCTCTTGTCCCTCTCGGCTACCGTTCACGCCGCGGCAGCGGCAGCCACGGCTGCTGCCCAGAGCTTCCCCCTCTCCTTCACCGGCGCCTTCCCCATGCTTCCCCCCAGCGCGGCTGCTGCCGCCGTGGCTGCGGCGACGGCCATCACCCCTCCGTTGGCCGTATCGGCCACCGCCAGCCCTCAGCAGGCCGGCAGCGGGGGCAGCACGAAACCGTACCGACCCTGGGGGACTGAAGTTGGAGCCTTTTAA